In one Denitratisoma sp. genomic region, the following are encoded:
- a CDS encoding AzlD domain-containing protein, with amino-acid sequence MAEIATWGVIAALGLATFATRLSFLALLGEGELPLWLRRILHYVPPAILAAIISPQLLAGAPGLAATLDGPRTVAALAGFAVALLTRSTFATIAVGMAVLWGLTLVQW; translated from the coding sequence ATGGCCGAAATCGCGACCTGGGGCGTGATCGCCGCGCTCGGGCTGGCGACCTTCGCCACCCGGCTGTCCTTCCTGGCCCTGCTGGGCGAGGGGGAATTGCCGCTCTGGCTGCGGCGCATCCTGCACTACGTGCCGCCGGCCATCCTCGCCGCCATCATTTCACCGCAACTGCTGGCCGGCGCGCCGGGGCTGGCAGCGACGCTGGACGGCCCGCGCACCGTGGCGGCGCTGGCCGGCTTCGCCGTCGCCCTGCTGACGCGCAGCACCTTCGCCACCATCGCGGTGGGCATGGCCGTGCTGTGGGGACTGACTTTAGTTCAATGGTAA
- a CDS encoding MFS transporter, producing MSTVQPLDPARERLLLLTLAGIQFAHILDFMVMMPLGPILMRELAIGTHEFGLLVSSYTFSAAFSGVLAATFVDRFERKRLLLGMFALFALATLACGLAPGFWFLMAARSAAGAFGGVLGAMVQTMVGDLIPFERRGRASGTIMSAFALSTVAGVPLSLVLATHFGWRIPFLFIAAMAVLLLLPGWKMLPTLRGHLSQAVISETERAHPLSAILGVLRDANHLRALAFMALIMFSGFTVIPYITIYSVANVGIRQEDLYLIYLAGGTATFFTSRLIGRLADRHGKVRVYRTVALLSMAPLLIQTHLVPVPLWLMIVVSTLFFILVPGRMVPAMALVTSAAQPRLRGTFLSITGATQQFASGVASYIGGLIITQDAAGHILRYDQVGYLAVAATLLAMALASRIRVQS from the coding sequence GTGAGCACCGTCCAGCCCCTCGATCCGGCACGCGAACGCCTGCTGCTGCTGACGCTGGCCGGCATCCAGTTCGCGCACATCCTCGACTTCATGGTGATGATGCCGCTCGGGCCGATCCTGATGCGCGAACTCGCCATCGGCACGCACGAGTTCGGCCTGCTGGTCTCGAGCTACACCTTCAGCGCCGCCTTCTCCGGCGTGCTGGCGGCCACCTTCGTCGACCGCTTCGAGCGCAAGCGCCTGCTGCTCGGCATGTTCGCCCTCTTCGCCCTGGCCACCCTGGCCTGCGGCCTGGCGCCGGGCTTCTGGTTCCTCATGGCGGCGCGCAGCGCCGCCGGCGCCTTCGGCGGCGTGCTCGGCGCGATGGTGCAGACCATGGTCGGCGACCTCATCCCCTTCGAGCGGCGCGGCCGCGCCAGCGGCACCATCATGTCGGCCTTCGCCCTGTCGACCGTCGCCGGCGTGCCCCTCTCGCTGGTGCTCGCCACCCATTTCGGCTGGCGCATCCCCTTCCTTTTCATTGCCGCGATGGCCGTCCTCCTGCTGCTGCCCGGCTGGAAGATGCTGCCGACGCTGCGCGGCCACCTGAGCCAGGCGGTCATCAGCGAAACCGAGCGCGCCCATCCCCTCTCCGCCATCCTCGGCGTGCTGCGCGATGCCAACCACCTGCGGGCGCTGGCTTTCATGGCGCTGATCATGTTCTCCGGCTTCACGGTGATTCCCTACATCACCATCTACTCGGTGGCCAACGTCGGCATCCGCCAGGAGGACCTCTACCTGATCTACCTCGCCGGCGGCACCGCCACCTTCTTCACCTCGCGCCTGATCGGGCGGCTGGCGGATCGCCACGGCAAGGTGCGCGTCTACCGCACGGTCGCCCTGCTCTCGATGGCGCCGCTGCTGATCCAGACCCACCTCGTGCCGGTCCCGCTGTGGCTGATGATCGTCGTGTCGACGCTGTTCTTCATCCTCGTCCCCGGCCGCATGGTGCCGGCCATGGCCCTCGTCACCTCGGCGGCGCAGCCGCGGCTGCGCGGCACCTTCCTCTCGATCACCGGCGCGACGCAGCAGTTTGCCTCCGGCGTCGCCTCCTACATCGGCGGCCTCATCATCACCCAGGACGCGGCCGGCCACATCCTGCGCTACGACCAGGTCGGCTATCTGGCGGTCGCCGCCACGCTGCTGGCGATGGCGCTGGCCAGCCGCATCCGCGTCCAGTCCTGA
- the greB gene encoding transcription elongation factor GreB codes for MNKAFVKEDAPEEEDGHPSAPALPHGTKNYMTRRGYALLKAELEHLVKTERPALVQVVSWAAKNGDRSENGDYIYGKKRLREIDRRIRFLMKRLESAVLVDPAAQENAEQVFFGATVTVCDVEGCESTYQIVGIDEADAGKGMISWISPLARALLKAREGDAVRFQSPAGLRELEIVEIRYE; via the coding sequence ATGAACAAGGCCTTCGTCAAGGAAGATGCGCCCGAGGAGGAGGACGGCCACCCGTCCGCCCCGGCGCTGCCGCACGGCACGAAGAACTACATGACGCGCCGCGGCTACGCTCTGCTCAAGGCCGAGCTGGAACACCTCGTCAAGACCGAGCGGCCGGCGCTGGTGCAGGTCGTCTCCTGGGCGGCCAAGAACGGCGACCGCTCCGAGAACGGCGACTACATCTACGGCAAGAAGCGCCTGCGCGAGATCGACCGTCGCATCCGCTTCCTCATGAAGCGGCTGGAGAGCGCCGTCCTGGTCGACCCGGCCGCGCAGGAGAACGCGGAGCAGGTGTTCTTCGGCGCCACCGTCACGGTGTGCGACGTCGAGGGCTGCGAGAGCACCTACCAGATCGTCGGCATCGACGAGGCCGATGCCGGCAAGGGCATGATCAGCTGGATTTCGCCGCTGGCGCGGGCCCTGCTCAAGGCGCGCGAGGGCGACGCCGTGCGCTTCCAAAGCCCGGCCGGCCTGCGCGAGCTGGAGATCGTCGAGATACGCTACGAGTAA
- a CDS encoding AzlC family ABC transporter permease: MATPDRRQALLAGVRACIPLAPGILLFGMVCGAAAAGVGLTPGQSFALSWLVFAGSSQIVATQLFAAGAPGWVIVLTGWVVNLRFMMYSATLAQHFRGTSRLERWLAGYLLTDQAFAVTLARVLDGRKDIPWFFLGIAATLWLLWQIASLIGIFLGARVPASWSIDFVVALTFIGVLAPLLRDRAMAAAAVSGGLTSVFLVLPLKLNLMAAALIGAAVGIALEKLWPKSRPGA; this comes from the coding sequence GTGGCCACCCCAGACAGACGGCAGGCGCTCCTCGCCGGCGTACGCGCCTGCATCCCGCTCGCCCCCGGCATCCTGCTCTTCGGCATGGTCTGCGGCGCCGCCGCGGCCGGCGTCGGCCTCACGCCGGGGCAGTCCTTCGCCCTCTCCTGGCTGGTCTTCGCCGGCTCCTCGCAGATCGTCGCCACCCAGCTCTTCGCCGCCGGCGCGCCGGGCTGGGTCATCGTCCTCACCGGCTGGGTGGTCAACCTGCGCTTCATGATGTACAGCGCCACCCTCGCGCAGCACTTCCGCGGCACCTCCCGCCTCGAGCGCTGGCTGGCCGGCTACCTGCTCACCGACCAGGCCTTCGCCGTGACGCTGGCGCGGGTCCTCGACGGCCGCAAGGACATCCCCTGGTTCTTCCTCGGCATCGCCGCGACGCTGTGGCTGCTCTGGCAGATCGCCAGCCTGATCGGCATCTTCCTCGGCGCACGGGTGCCGGCCAGCTGGTCGATCGATTTCGTCGTCGCCCTCACCTTCATCGGCGTGCTGGCGCCGCTGCTGCGCGACCGCGCCATGGCGGCGGCCGCCGTGTCGGGGGGACTGACTTCCGTCTTCCTCGTCCTGCCGCTGAAATTGAACCTGATGGCCGCCGCCCTGATCGGCGCCGCCGTCGGCATCGCACTGGAAAAGCTATGGCCGAAATCGCGACCTGGGGCGTGA
- a CDS encoding YdcH family protein: MKESEDIAALRLKLHEIQVEHRDLDDIIERLLQTPPHDDLMLRRLKKRKLQLKDRIALLERMIEPDESA, encoded by the coding sequence ATGAAGGAATCCGAAGACATCGCCGCCCTGCGCCTGAAGCTGCACGAAATCCAGGTCGAGCACCGCGACCTGGACGACATCATCGAGCGCCTGCTGCAAACCCCGCCGCACGACGACCTCATGCTGCGGCGGCTGAAGAAGCGCAAGTTGCAGCTGAAGGATCGCATCGCCCTCCTCGAACGCATGATCGAACCCGACGAATCCGCATGA
- a CDS encoding DUF2189 domain-containing protein, giving the protein MAQQETPAGVYPAFPKIRDVPIEQPLQWLKRGWRDLLSCPTASLFYGLCFAAGGALMVLALGGAPEYIAAVTSGFLILGPFFAIGLYEVSRRNEKQQPCSLVPTLMAWKGNAGNLGIFTAILLVIFLVWARASMVVFALFYSGEMPSVSGFLRHVISTDHLGFLIAYFAVGGLFALIAFAISLITVPLMLDRHLDAVTAAITSVRALAANPAAMFVWAGLIALLGGLGLVTFLAGILIAGPILGHATWHAYRDLVE; this is encoded by the coding sequence ATGGCCCAGCAGGAGACCCCGGCCGGGGTGTATCCGGCCTTCCCGAAGATCCGCGACGTGCCGATCGAGCAGCCGCTGCAGTGGCTGAAGCGCGGCTGGCGCGACCTGCTCTCCTGCCCCACCGCCAGCCTGTTCTACGGCCTGTGCTTCGCCGCCGGCGGCGCGCTGATGGTGCTGGCCCTCGGCGGCGCGCCGGAATACATCGCCGCCGTCACTTCCGGCTTCCTCATCCTCGGCCCCTTCTTCGCCATCGGGCTCTACGAGGTCAGCCGCCGCAACGAGAAGCAGCAGCCCTGCAGCCTGGTGCCCACGCTGATGGCCTGGAAGGGCAACGCCGGCAACCTCGGCATATTCACGGCCATCCTGCTGGTCATCTTCCTGGTCTGGGCGCGCGCCTCGATGGTGGTCTTCGCCCTCTTCTATTCCGGCGAGATGCCGAGCGTGAGCGGCTTCCTGCGCCACGTGATCTCCACCGACCACCTCGGCTTCCTCATCGCCTATTTCGCCGTCGGCGGCCTGTTCGCGCTGATCGCCTTCGCCATCAGCCTGATCACGGTGCCGCTGATGCTCGACCGCCACCTCGACGCCGTCACCGCCGCCATCACCAGCGTGCGCGCGCTGGCCGCCAATCCGGCCGCGATGTTCGTCTGGGCCGGCCTCATCGCCCTGCTCGGCGGCCTCGGCCTCGTCACCTTCCTCGCCGGCATCCTCATCGCCGGCCCGATCCTCGGCCACGCCACCTGGCACGCCTACCGCGACCTGGTCGAATAG
- a CDS encoding efflux RND transporter periplasmic adaptor subunit codes for MKTPALRTVLIVVAVLAVLAGLTFALTRPKPIAVTVAAVETGKVETTVANTRAGSVTACRRAKLAPPMGGRIDKLLVREGDRVKAGQVLVELWNDDLSARERISVEQRATAQAHVREACLLADTAKRDAARTRQLRDKGFVSEERVDRAESEAKARQAGCDSARAQVQEASARIGASRADTSRTVVKAPFDGIVAEVNGEVGEYLTPSPPGIPTLPAIDLIDDSCLYVSAPIDEVDAAQLKIGMTGRISLDAYRGKHFTGKLRRIAPYVLALEKQARTVEVEVEFDSPADIRHLLVGYSADIEVVVDARDDVLRIPTSALMPGSRVLALTERGVLEERRIEAGLSNWEFTEVRSGVARGDRVVTSLERAGVKAGAHAVAEEKPAAKRP; via the coding sequence ATGAAAACGCCCGCCTTGCGCACCGTCCTGATCGTCGTGGCCGTGCTCGCCGTGCTGGCGGGACTGACTTTTGCCCTGACGCGACCGAAGCCCATCGCCGTGACCGTGGCCGCCGTCGAAACCGGCAAGGTCGAGACCACCGTCGCCAACACCCGCGCCGGCTCCGTCACCGCCTGCCGCCGCGCCAAGCTGGCGCCGCCGATGGGCGGACGCATCGACAAGCTGCTGGTGCGCGAGGGCGACCGCGTCAAGGCCGGCCAGGTGCTGGTCGAGCTGTGGAACGACGACCTCTCGGCGCGCGAGCGCATCTCCGTCGAGCAGCGCGCCACGGCGCAGGCGCATGTGCGCGAAGCCTGCCTGCTGGCGGACACCGCCAAGCGCGACGCCGCCCGCACGCGCCAGCTGCGCGACAAGGGCTTCGTCTCGGAAGAGCGCGTCGACCGCGCCGAGAGCGAAGCCAAGGCCAGGCAGGCCGGCTGCGATTCCGCCCGCGCCCAGGTGCAGGAGGCCAGCGCGCGCATCGGCGCCTCGCGCGCCGACACCTCGCGCACCGTCGTCAAGGCGCCCTTCGACGGCATCGTCGCCGAGGTGAACGGCGAGGTCGGCGAATACCTGACCCCCTCCCCGCCCGGCATCCCGACGCTGCCGGCGATCGACCTCATCGACGACTCCTGCCTCTACGTCTCCGCCCCCATCGACGAGGTGGACGCCGCCCAGCTGAAGATCGGCATGACCGGCCGCATCAGCCTCGACGCCTACCGCGGCAAGCATTTCACCGGCAAGCTGCGCCGCATCGCGCCCTACGTCCTCGCGCTGGAGAAGCAGGCGCGCACCGTCGAGGTGGAGGTCGAGTTCGACAGCCCGGCCGACATCCGCCACCTGCTGGTCGGCTACAGCGCCGACATCGAGGTGGTGGTGGATGCCCGCGACGACGTGCTGCGCATCCCCACCTCGGCCCTCATGCCGGGCAGCCGCGTGCTGGCACTGACCGAACGCGGCGTGCTGGAGGAGCGGAGGATCGAGGCCGGCCTGAGCAACTGGGAATTCACCGAAGTGAGGAGCGGCGTGGCCCGCGGCGACCGCGTCGTCACCTCGCTCGAGCGCGCCGGCGTCAAGGCCGGCGCCCATGCGGTGGCCGAGGAAAAACCCGCCGCAAAGAGACCCTGA
- a CDS encoding ABC transporter ATP-binding protein: MIRLTGIERIFRVGDEEVHALRGVSLDIAQGEYLSIMGPSGSGKSTLLNILGLLDRPNAGRYELNGHDVTGLADDELARVRREAIGFVFQFFHLVPRLTAEQNIELPMVLAGIEPAERRKRLDKLLADYGLEARAGHRPDQLSGGQCQRVAIARAMSMGPTLILADEPTGNLDRHTGQDVMAVLERVHHEGGTVAVVTHDPEIGARAHRRIRLVDGAIVEDFREQA, translated from the coding sequence ATGATCCGCCTCACCGGCATCGAACGCATCTTCCGCGTCGGTGACGAGGAGGTGCACGCCCTGCGCGGCGTCAGCCTCGACATCGCCCAGGGCGAGTACCTCTCCATCATGGGGCCGTCCGGCTCCGGCAAGTCCACCCTGCTCAACATCCTCGGCCTGCTCGACCGGCCCAATGCCGGCCGCTACGAGCTGAACGGCCACGACGTCACCGGCCTCGCCGACGACGAGCTGGCGCGCGTGCGCCGCGAGGCCATCGGCTTCGTCTTCCAGTTCTTCCATCTCGTGCCGCGCCTCACCGCCGAGCAGAACATCGAGCTGCCGATGGTGCTGGCCGGCATCGAGCCGGCCGAGCGGCGCAAGCGCCTCGACAAGCTGCTCGCCGACTACGGCCTGGAGGCGCGCGCCGGCCATCGCCCCGACCAGCTCTCCGGCGGCCAGTGCCAGCGCGTTGCCATCGCCCGCGCCATGTCGATGGGGCCGACGCTGATCCTCGCCGACGAACCGACAGGCAACCTCGACCGCCACACCGGCCAGGACGTCATGGCGGTGCTCGAGCGCGTGCACCACGAGGGCGGCACGGTGGCCGTCGTCACCCACGACCCGGAGATCGGCGCCCGCGCCCACCGCCGCATCCGCCTGGTGGACGGCGCCATCGTCGAGGACTTCCGGGAGCAGGCGTAG
- a CDS encoding alpha/beta hydrolase, producing MEFTVNNNKTYAYTGGKPSNPELPAVVFIHGAENDHSVWGLQSRWFAHHGFSVLAVDLPGHGRSDGPLLPTVEAQADWIVALLDAAGVRQAALVGHSMGSLISLEAASRFPDRVAKIALVGTAVPMPVSEALLTAAREARPKAEGMVNVWSHGPRGAIGGNTVPGLWMMGASIRLMERAGPEVLFNDLNACNAYQRGMEAAAAARCPALLVVGSRDMMTSPRGAPKLAAAMQDARIASIEGSGHALMAEYPDAVLDALRSFIAS from the coding sequence ATGGAATTCACCGTCAACAACAACAAGACCTACGCCTACACCGGCGGCAAGCCTTCCAATCCGGAACTGCCCGCCGTCGTCTTCATCCACGGCGCCGAGAACGACCACAGCGTGTGGGGCCTGCAGAGCCGCTGGTTCGCCCACCACGGCTTTTCCGTGCTCGCCGTCGACCTGCCCGGCCACGGCCGCTCCGACGGCCCGCTGCTGCCGACGGTGGAAGCGCAGGCCGACTGGATCGTCGCCCTGCTCGACGCGGCCGGCGTGCGGCAGGCGGCGCTGGTCGGCCACAGCATGGGCTCGCTGATCTCCCTCGAAGCCGCTTCGCGCTTCCCGGACCGCGTGGCGAAGATCGCCCTCGTCGGCACCGCCGTGCCGATGCCCGTCTCGGAGGCCCTGCTCACCGCCGCGCGCGAGGCGCGGCCGAAGGCCGAGGGCATGGTCAACGTCTGGTCGCACGGTCCGCGCGGCGCCATCGGCGGCAACACCGTGCCCGGCCTGTGGATGATGGGCGCCAGCATCCGCCTGATGGAGCGCGCCGGGCCCGAAGTGCTGTTCAACGACCTCAATGCCTGCAACGCCTACCAGCGCGGCATGGAGGCCGCCGCCGCCGCGCGGTGCCCGGCGCTGCTCGTCGTCGGCAGCCGCGACATGATGACCTCGCCGCGCGGCGCGCCGAAGCTCGCCGCCGCCATGCAGGACGCCCGCATCGCTTCGATCGAAGGCAGCGGCCACGCCCTCATGGCGGAATACCCCGACGCCGTGCTCGACGCCTTGCGGAGCTTCATCGCATCATGA
- a CDS encoding ABC transporter permease has translation MIVRDFIGFTLASLKAHRMRTALTALGIAVGIASVILLTSIGEGLHRFXIXEFTQFGTNIIGVAPGRIQTHGASLGAVNTXRPLSIXDAJALKKAPXVQVADPLVQGNAEVXXXGKSRRVTLYGTGPDFAXALSMRVASGXXLPPDDPXAARAXVVLGSKVAXELFGXXNPLGXRIRVGXERYRVXGVMESKGQILGFDXDDTVXIPVXRALDMFNREXLMEIHVTYEPTAPLAEVEEGIRRILVARHGAEDFTLTPQQKMLEVFGTVLBAITFAVAAIGGISLVVGGVGILTILTIGVAERTSEIGLLRAIGATQRSILLLFLGEAALLSALGGAAGLALGWSIAVLLELTFPALPVHTPWAYAVLAELVAVAVGLAAGVAPARHAASLDPLEALRSE, from the coding sequence ATGATCGTCCGCGACTTCATCGGCTTCACCCTCGCCTCGCTCAAGGCGCACCGGATGCGCACGGCGCTGACGGCGCTSGGCATCGCGGTRGGCATCGCCTCGGTGATCCTGCTCACCTCSATCGGCGAGGGSCTGCACCGCTTCRTCATCGMCGAGTTCACCCAGTTCGGCACCAACATCATCGGCGTCGCGCCGGGGCGCATCCAGACCCACGGCGCCTCGCTCGGCGCGGTGAACACCKYGCGCCCGCTCAGCATCGASGAYGCCMTCGCCCTGAARAARGCGCCCYACGTGCAGGTGGCCGACCCGCTGGTGCAGGGCAACGCCGAGGTGGYGCWCSMCGGCAAGAGCCGCCGCGTCACGCTCTACGGCACSGGMCCGGAYTTCGCCMGSGCGCTGTCSATGCGCGTGGCGAGCGGCGAMTWCCTSCCRCCCGACGACCCGCRCGCSGCGCGCGCCTTSGTCGTGCTCGGCTCGAAGGTGGCGASCGAGCTGTTCGGCRCSGASAAYCCGCTCGGCRSSCGCATCCGCGTCGGCRGCGAGCGCTACCGCGTCRTCGGCGTCATGGARTCSAAGGGSCAGATCCTCGGCTTCGACMTSGACGACACGGTGTWCATCCCGGTGKCGCGCGCSCTCGACATGTTCAACCGCGAGRGCCTGATGGAGATCCACGTCACCTACGAGCCGACGGCGCCGCTGGCCGAGGTSGAGGAAGGCATCCGCCGCATCCTSGTCGCCCGCCACGGCGCCGAGGACTTCACCCTCACGCCGCAGCAGAAGATGCTSGAGGTSTTCGGCACSGTGCTCRACGCCATCACCTTCGCSGTCGCCGCCATCGGCGGCATCTCGCTGGTGGTGGGCGGSGTSGGCATCCTCACCATCCTCACCATCGGCGTSGCCGAGCGCACCTCCGAGATCGGCCTGCTGCGCGCCATCGGCGCGACGCAGCGGAGCATCCTGCTGCTCTTCCTCGGCGAGGCGGCGCTGCTCTCGGCCCTCGGCGGCGCGGCGGGGCTGGCGCTGGGCTGGAGCATCGCCGTGCTGCTGGAACTGACTTTTCCTGCGCTGCCGGTGCACACGCCCTGGGCTTACGCCGTGCTCGCCGAGCTGGTCGCCGTCGCCGTCGGCCTCGCTGCCGGCGTCGCCCCGGCCCGCCACGCCGCCAGCCTCGACCCGCTCGAAGCGCTGCGCAGCGAGTAG
- a CDS encoding O-acetylhomoserine aminocarboxypropyltransferase, which translates to MSKTSAFNFDTLSLHAGQVPDPQFGARAAPIYLTTSFVFKDADQAAALFNMERAGHVYSRISNPTNAVLEERIAALEGGVGAIAVASGQAALHLAVATLMGSGSHIVASRSLYGGSHNLLEYTLPRFGIETTFVDPRNLDAWRAAIRPNTRLLFGETLGNPGLDVLDVPRVAEIAHSAGLPLMVDSTFTTPYLMRPFELGADLLFHSATKFLGGHGVAIGGLLVDSGKFDWEGQGNNAGKFPTLTEPYSGFHGMDFAEESTVAAFLLRARREGLRDFGACMSPMTAFQLLQGMETLPLRMQRHVDNTRKVVAHLAAHAAVESVSYPELESHPDHALAKQLLPKGCGSVFSFVLKGGRAAGRKFIESLRVFSHLANVGDAKSLVIHPASTTHFRMSDEALRASGIHEGTVRLSIGLEDAADLIADLEAGLRASQKT; encoded by the coding sequence ATGAGCAAGACATCCGCCTTCAATTTCGACACCCTGAGCCTGCACGCCGGCCAGGTTCCCGACCCGCAATTCGGCGCCCGCGCCGCGCCGATCTACCTCACCACCAGCTTCGTCTTCAAGGATGCCGACCAGGCCGCCGCCCTCTTCAACATGGAGCGCGCCGGCCACGTCTATTCGCGCATCTCGAACCCGACAAACGCCGTGCTCGAGGAGCGCATCGCCGCCCTCGAAGGCGGCGTCGGCGCCATCGCCGTCGCCTCCGGCCAGGCGGCGCTGCACCTCGCCGTCGCCACGCTGATGGGCTCAGGCTCTCACATCGTCGCCTCGCGCTCGCTCTACGGCGGCTCGCACAACCTGCTCGAATACACCCTGCCGCGCTTCGGCATCGAGACCACCTTCGTCGACCCGCGCAACCTCGATGCCTGGCGCGCGGCGATCCGGCCGAACACCCGCCTGCTCTTCGGCGAGACGCTGGGCAACCCCGGGCTGGACGTGCTCGACGTGCCGCGCGTGGCGGAGATCGCCCACTCAGCCGGCCTGCCGCTGATGGTCGATTCGACCTTCACCACGCCCTACCTGATGCGCCCCTTCGAGCTCGGCGCCGACCTGCTCTTCCACTCGGCGACCAAGTTCCTCGGCGGCCATGGCGTCGCCATCGGTGGCCTGCTGGTCGACAGCGGGAAATTCGACTGGGAGGGACAAGGAAACAACGCGGGCAAATTCCCGACCCTGACCGAACCCTATTCCGGCTTCCACGGCATGGACTTCGCCGAGGAATCCACCGTCGCCGCCTTCCTGCTGCGGGCGCGGCGCGAGGGCCTGCGCGACTTCGGCGCCTGCATGAGCCCGATGACCGCCTTCCAGCTCCTGCAGGGCATGGAGACCCTGCCGCTGCGCATGCAGCGCCACGTGGACAACACGCGAAAGGTCGTTGCCCACCTCGCCGCCCATGCGGCGGTGGAGTCGGTCTCCTACCCCGAACTGGAGAGCCATCCCGACCACGCCCTGGCGAAGCAGCTGCTGCCGAAGGGCTGCGGCTCGGTGTTCAGCTTCGTCCTCAAGGGCGGGCGGGCCGCAGGGCGGAAATTCATCGAGTCGCTGCGTGTCTTCTCGCACCTCGCCAACGTCGGCGACGCCAAGTCGCTGGTCATCCACCCGGCCAGCACCACCCACTTCCGCATGTCCGACGAGGCCCTGCGCGCCTCCGGCATCCACGAGGGCACGGTGCGCCTCTCCATCGGCCTGGAAGACGCCGCCGACCTCATCGCCGACCTCGAAGCCGGCCTGCGCGCTTCGCAAAAGACCTGA
- a CDS encoding DUF3567 family protein, producing the protein MMIVFDNPVMHVVDYPAQDAVEVIDKRVNKGVLMRNGAAERFRAELKALVSGEPDIEAFGDLLEEYGSLITQPAVYH; encoded by the coding sequence ATGATGATCGTCTTCGACAATCCGGTGATGCATGTGGTCGACTACCCGGCGCAGGATGCCGTGGAGGTGATCGACAAGCGCGTGAACAAGGGCGTCCTGATGCGCAACGGCGCGGCGGAACGCTTCCGCGCCGAGCTGAAGGCGCTCGTCTCGGGCGAGCCCGACATCGAGGCCTTCGGCGACCTGCTCGAGGAATACGGCTCGCTGATCACCCAGCCCGCTGTTTACCATTGA
- a CDS encoding ABC transporter permease encodes MRFADLLRFAWQVLGGYRARTALILLAMGIGVAAVVAVSSIGEGARLYVVNQFGSLGTNLIIVLPGRSETAGAMPGVLVGKTPRDLTIDDALSLKRSPAVLRFAPLIVGAGDVRVGSRTRETPVLGTTAEFIQVRQMDIAQGLFLPPGDPRHSQPVCVIGSTVAAELFGARPALGEWLRIGDRRFRIIGVLAKQGQSLGFNTDEIVVVPLAAAQALFNTESLFRVLVEAKSREQIAYAKADVEEIIRLRHEGERDVTVITQDAVLETFDRILRALTLAVGGIAAISLAVAGILIMNVMLIAVTQRRKEIGLXKAIGATGXXXRAAFFTEAIMLALGGAXXGLXXGKLGQXAIGQAFPDIPFTAPWWAVXAAPLTAXVTSVLFTVVPAKRAAMLDPVQALSKR; translated from the coding sequence ATGCGTTTCGCCGACCTCCTCCGCTTCGCCTGGCAGGTGCTGGGCGGCTACCGCGCCCGCACGGCGCTGATCCTGCTGGCCATGGGCATCGGCGTCGCCGCCGTGGTGGCGGTCAGCTCCATCGGCGAAGGCGCGCGGCTCTACGTCGTCAATCAGTTCGGCTCGCTCGGCACCAACCTCATCATCGTGCTGCCCGGCCGCTCCGAGACGGCCGGCGCCATGCCCGGCGTGCTGGTCGGCAAGACGCCGCGCGACCTCACCATCGACGACGCCCTCTCGCTCAAGCGCAGCCCCGCGGTCCTGCGCTTCGCCCCGCTCATCGTCGGCGCCGGCGACGTGCGCGTCGGCAGCCGCACGCGCGAGACGCCGGTGCTCGGCACCACCGCCGAATTCATCCAGGTGCGGCAGATGGACATCGCGCAGGGCCTCTTCCTGCCGCCGGGCGATCCGCGCCACAGCCAGCCGGTGTGCGTCATCGGCTCGACGGTGGCGGCCGAACTGTTCGGCGCCCGCCCGGCCCTCGGCGAATGGCTGCGCATCGGCGACCGCCGCTTCCGCATCATCGGCGTGCTGGCCAAGCAGGGGCAGTCGCTCGGCTTCAACACCGACGAGATCGTCGTCGTCCCGCTCGCCGCGGCGCAGGCGCTGTTCAACACCGAGTCGCTGTTCCGCGTCCTCGTCGAGGCGAAGAGCCGCGAGCAGATCGCCTATGCCAAGGCCGACGTCGAGGAGATCATCCGCCTGCGCCACGAAGGCGAGCGCGACGTCACGGTGATCACCCAGGACGCCGTGCTGGAGACCTTCGACCGCATCCTGCGCGCCCTCACGCTCGCCGTCGGCGGCATCGCCGCCATCAGCCTCGCCGTGGCCGGCATCCTCATCATGAACGTCATGCTCATCGCCGTGACGCAGCGGCGCAAGGAGATCGGCCTGYTSAAGGCSATCGGCGCCACSGGSSMGCASRTCCGCGCCGCCTTCTTCACCGAGGCSATCATGCTGGCGCTGGGCGGCGCCRYCYKCGGCCTCSYCGYCGGCAAGCTCGGCCAGSTCGCCATCGGCCAGGCCTTCCCCGACATYCCSTTCACSGCGCCCTGGTGGGCSGTGRTYGCCGCCCCGCTCACCGCCRTCGTCACCTCGGTGCTGTTCACCGTGGTGCCGGCGAAGCGCGCGGCGATGCTCGATCCCGTCCAGGCCCTCTCCAAGCGATGA